Proteins encoded by one window of Nicotiana tabacum cultivar K326 chromosome 10, ASM71507v2, whole genome shotgun sequence:
- the LOC107796106 gene encoding uncharacterized protein LOC107796106 — MSSHKRRIILSNVTVKLGCSSSCARPKLSSIFHPKPRHKSTTFHNKKAPQSQKNNYSNYSSCSSWDTTTTTFSPNMETPPAYNYSSDSTTECSDIKSLRAVQGVGRIGGESVAVEKDSDDPYLDFRQSMLQMILEKEIYSKDDLKELLHCFLQLNSPYYHGIIVRAFTEIWNGVFSLRPGAVGASSPFLHGGGHVTFR; from the coding sequence ATGTCAAGTCACAAAAGAAGGATCATTCTTAGCAATGTGACAGTGAAACTTGGTTGCAGCAGCAGTTGTGCTAGGCCTAAACTCTCCAGCATTTTTCACCCAAAACCTCGTCACAAATCCACCACTTTCCATAACAAGAAAGCCCCTCAATCCCAGAAAAACAACTACTCTAACTACTCTTCTTGTAGTTCTTGGGACACTACGACAACAACTTTCTCACCCAACATGGAAACTCCACCAGCTTATAATTACTCCTCCGACAGTACTACTGAATGTTCAGACATCAAAAGCTTAAGGGCCGTTCAGGGAGTCGGTCGGATCGGCGGCGAGAGTGTTGCCGTCGAGAAAGATTCCGACGACCCATACTTGGATTTCCGGCAGTCAATGCTGCAGATGATTCTTGAAAAGGAGATTTATTCTAAGGATGACTTAAAAGAGCTGCTCCACTGTTTCTTGCAGCTGAATTCTCCTTATTACCATGGTATTATTGTGAGGGCTTTTACTGAGATCTGGAATGGAGTTTTTTCTTTAAGGCCTGGTGCTGTTGGAGCTAGTTCCCCGTTCTTGCATGGCGGAGGTCACGTGACCTTTAGGTGA